Proteins from a single region of Abyssalbus ytuae:
- a CDS encoding FtsX-like permease family protein: MLRNYFKIAWRNLRKEKTFSILNIAGLSFAFGISILLGATALFHLSYDRFHTHKDSLYGMYTQNQTPKGPKAGTTYPVPFAVALVKEVPGIDKITRRLSDSHLAFYQDKELSMDAKWVDPDFMEMFTFNIIEGNRQNPLSDKFEAVISQTAAKNLLGNEKATGKTISLLLNGKKQPFTISAVVEDAPAESSLEFDLLLNFMSHPENIDTADEWGSSNHDVIVMLEKDISPGNFEKSTTAFTNLHYSKDIAGLKRDGAQPNNNGQYKQIRLYPFTDSHFIHFENGQAVASRKFPYMVLSIAFLILFIACVNFINMSIAKSSKRLREIGMRKTLGAEKVQLFFQFWGESMLIFGISLLCGIALSKILLEPFMTLFNTDVSFHFLFRPDILFMFILSAIFITLLAGGYPAVLLSRLGTLQALKGKLSANAGNRVRNILIVVQFGIAILLISSTLVLRSQLEFMRNKNLGFNKAQVLSFPLNGKKDSYQAVDLLRNKLKNNPGILEVTGADNNLGLGRDGSAYTSILGFDYQGRGIKTHMLVVDYNYIETLDIELVKGRSFNRKYATDSLGLVINEAMAKELGNEDILQSRIVLDDSVNYHVIGVMKDFNFKRLNEKIEPLTLFIHPEWDLYYAYVKVAPDNLSRSYETVKKAWAEIEPNAPFMGSFLDENIDRTFKREKTMIAIVSSGSVLAVILSCIGLFAISLIMVNQRTKEIGVRKVVGANAGTITFMLSKDFLRLVAISFLIAGPLAWWLMSQWLQNYQYRIDLNIWVFLAAGVLTALTALITISFKTLNAALQNPVKSLRTE; the protein is encoded by the coding sequence ATGCTCAGAAATTATTTTAAAATAGCATGGCGTAACCTTCGGAAAGAAAAAACCTTTTCAATACTCAATATTGCAGGTCTTTCATTTGCATTTGGCATAAGCATTCTGCTGGGGGCTACCGCCTTATTTCACCTGTCATATGACCGGTTTCATACCCACAAAGATTCCTTATACGGAATGTACACACAAAACCAGACTCCCAAAGGCCCGAAGGCCGGCACTACTTACCCCGTACCTTTTGCCGTGGCACTGGTGAAGGAAGTGCCGGGAATTGACAAGATTACCCGCAGGCTCAGTGACAGCCACCTTGCCTTTTACCAGGACAAAGAGCTTTCTATGGATGCTAAATGGGTAGATCCTGATTTTATGGAGATGTTTACTTTTAATATAATTGAGGGAAACCGGCAAAACCCGCTCAGCGATAAATTTGAAGCTGTTATTTCACAAACGGCTGCCAAAAATTTACTGGGGAACGAAAAGGCCACCGGCAAAACCATCTCACTTTTACTTAACGGAAAAAAGCAACCCTTTACCATTTCGGCAGTGGTTGAAGATGCCCCGGCAGAAAGCAGCCTTGAGTTTGACCTGCTGCTCAACTTTATGAGCCATCCTGAAAATATTGACACCGCCGATGAGTGGGGCTCCAGCAACCACGATGTGATAGTAATGCTTGAAAAAGATATTTCTCCCGGAAATTTTGAAAAAAGCACCACAGCATTCACCAACCTTCATTACAGCAAGGACATTGCCGGCTTAAAGCGAGACGGGGCTCAACCCAACAATAACGGGCAATACAAACAAATTCGCCTTTACCCCTTTACCGATTCACATTTTATTCATTTTGAAAACGGACAGGCAGTGGCCAGCCGCAAATTTCCGTACATGGTATTAAGTATAGCATTCTTAATTCTTTTTATTGCCTGTGTGAATTTTATAAATATGAGCATTGCCAAAAGCTCCAAACGACTTAGGGAAATAGGGATGCGTAAAACCCTGGGAGCTGAAAAAGTTCAGTTGTTCTTTCAGTTTTGGGGAGAAAGTATGCTCATTTTTGGTATTTCTCTCCTCTGCGGAATCGCGTTAAGCAAAATACTCCTTGAACCTTTTATGACTTTGTTTAACACAGACGTCTCCTTCCACTTTTTATTCAGGCCGGATATCCTTTTTATGTTTATTCTTTCGGCCATATTTATTACCCTTCTTGCAGGTGGATATCCTGCCGTTTTACTAAGCCGGCTGGGAACGTTACAGGCCCTGAAAGGCAAACTAAGCGCAAATGCCGGGAACCGGGTAAGAAATATACTCATAGTAGTACAGTTCGGCATTGCCATTTTACTCATCAGCAGTACCCTGGTGTTACGAAGCCAGCTGGAATTTATGAGGAATAAAAACCTGGGGTTTAACAAAGCACAGGTACTTTCCTTTCCTCTAAACGGAAAAAAAGATTCCTACCAGGCAGTGGACCTTTTAAGAAACAAACTCAAAAACAACCCCGGTATACTTGAAGTAACAGGAGCCGATAACAACCTGGGGCTGGGGCGCGACGGCAGTGCCTACACCAGCATCCTGGGGTTTGATTACCAGGGCCGGGGAATAAAAACACATATGCTGGTGGTAGATTATAATTATATAGAAACCCTGGATATAGAATTGGTGAAAGGCCGGTCTTTTAACCGGAAGTATGCTACCGACAGTCTTGGCCTGGTTATTAACGAAGCTATGGCAAAGGAGCTTGGCAATGAAGACATTCTGCAAAGCCGGATAGTGCTCGACGATTCAGTTAACTACCATGTAATAGGAGTGATGAAAGACTTCAATTTTAAACGCCTTAATGAAAAAATAGAACCCTTAACACTCTTCATCCATCCCGAATGGGATTTGTATTATGCCTATGTAAAAGTAGCCCCGGATAACCTGTCCCGATCCTATGAAACCGTAAAAAAAGCATGGGCGGAAATAGAACCCAATGCCCCTTTTATGGGATCCTTCCTGGATGAAAATATAGACCGCACCTTTAAGCGTGAAAAAACTATGATAGCCATTGTTAGCAGTGGTTCCGTACTGGCAGTAATACTAAGCTGCATAGGCTTGTTTGCCATCTCCCTTATTATGGTAAATCAACGTACCAAAGAAATAGGAGTAAGAAAAGTAGTGGGAGCCAATGCAGGTACCATCACCTTTATGCTGAGCAAAGATTTTCTCAGGCTGGTGGCAATCAGTTTTCTTATAGCAGGCCCCCTGGCATGGTGGCTCATGTCTCAGTGGCTGCAAAACTATCAGTACCGTATAGACCTTAACATTTGGGTGTTTTTAGCAGCAGGGGTTTTAACCGCTTTAACCGCTTTAATCACCATAAGCTTTAAAACACTTAATGCAGCCCTGCAGAACCCGGTTAAAAGTTTACGTACAGAATAA
- a CDS encoding ABC transporter ATP-binding protein — MLLELKNIFKWVNSGGNRVFLLKDINVTVEEGEFISVMGPSGSGKSTLLNVIGMLDGFNEGEYDFLHESVHQLKEKHRARLYKEYIGFVFQAYHLIDELTVYENIETPLLYKKVSSSERKALVADMLDRFNIVGKKDLFPAQLSGGQQQLVGIARALISKPRLLLADEPTGNLNSTQGEEIMELFKQLNEEGVTIIQVTHSEKNAGYGSRIINLLDGRVISK; from the coding sequence ATGCTGTTAGAACTAAAAAACATTTTTAAATGGGTAAACTCAGGAGGAAACCGCGTTTTTCTTCTTAAAGATATTAATGTAACCGTGGAAGAAGGGGAATTTATCTCCGTCATGGGCCCATCGGGTTCAGGAAAATCAACCTTACTTAATGTGATAGGAATGCTCGACGGTTTTAATGAAGGTGAGTATGACTTCCTTCACGAGTCCGTGCATCAGCTAAAAGAAAAACACCGTGCCCGACTTTATAAAGAATATATTGGCTTTGTGTTTCAGGCCTATCATCTTATTGATGAACTCACCGTGTATGAAAACATCGAAACCCCGCTGCTCTATAAAAAAGTAAGTTCTTCCGAGCGAAAAGCCCTGGTGGCCGATATGCTGGACCGCTTTAATATTGTGGGTAAAAAAGACCTTTTCCCGGCCCAGCTAAGTGGCGGACAACAACAACTGGTAGGAATTGCAAGGGCCCTGATATCCAAACCCCGACTCCTCCTGGCCGATGAGCCTACGGGAAACCTCAACTCTACCCAGGGGGAAGAAATTATGGAGTTATTTAAACAATTAAATGAAGAAGGGGTAACGATTATACAGGTAACCCACTCCGAAAAAAATGCCGGATACGGCTCACGTATTATCAACCTGCTGGATGGCAGGGTCATTTCTAAATAA
- a CDS encoding ABC transporter permease, which produces MFRNYFKTAFRNLKRNKIYSVINILGLSLGLACAMLIILYVNDEVSYDRFHEKKDHLYRIVTQNYNADTIPEHKDPNTGFLQGPVFHAGVPEIKSYVRIQSSNTDIKKGTDITSKSLLRVDPEFFSLFTFPLLSGNPETCLEQPHSMVLTEEEAKNQFGTSDAVGKTMLLRENDSFIPYTVTAIAKNCPQNSSIKFNILLPLITPEGTMQNGENWFSFFLNTLVLIEPEADISLINDKIQNIYLAESSEAAKIINERYGDSGPPPSYFLQPFTNIHLSKELPAQNGLSDSSNPVYSYILSGIALFILLIACINFINLTVARSIKRAKEIGIRKVVGGNRKQLIFQFLGESFLLCLIAFVLALLMVQLVLPLFNDLANKVLAISYLLSFKLITGYILLFLITALLSGFYPALVLSQYNPVETLYNRFILGGKNYLQKALVVLQFALASFLIIATFIIYSQFKFLTTKDLGYDDSNVVAVGAHGLSQKELALFREKVTTSPDITEVAGKNGGYWSTSAKVNGEKQIQFAYETVDESYIPLLKIKVVKGRNFSREFPSDSTHSVLVNESFVKEAGWKDPIGQVVDFWYNENEKYTVTGVVKDHHYQSLSQKIGPQLFTMKPANKFGLILVKIKSGSTTAALGHIKNTFQNMFPLHPYNYAFRDEINLRRYQMESKWKQIMLLSAVLTIFISCIGLFGLSVLSTEKRTKEIGIRKILGASVNNVVITLSRDFIKLVLIALALSVPVAWMVAGKWLQNYPYRINPGWQIFAVAAVLVIFIALATVSFQAVKAAIANPARSLRTE; this is translated from the coding sequence ATGTTCAGAAACTATTTTAAAACAGCCTTCAGGAATCTAAAAAGAAATAAAATTTATTCCGTTATAAACATTCTCGGGCTCAGCCTGGGGCTCGCCTGTGCCATGCTTATTATTTTGTATGTAAACGACGAAGTAAGCTATGACAGGTTTCATGAAAAGAAAGACCACCTCTATCGTATTGTTACCCAAAACTACAATGCAGATACAATTCCCGAACACAAAGACCCCAATACAGGATTTCTTCAGGGACCGGTATTTCATGCGGGAGTACCCGAAATTAAGTCCTATGTGCGCATTCAAAGTAGCAACACCGATATAAAAAAAGGTACGGACATTACCTCTAAGAGCCTGTTGCGGGTAGACCCTGAATTTTTCTCATTATTCACCTTCCCCCTCCTAAGCGGGAATCCTGAAACCTGCCTGGAACAGCCTCATTCCATGGTACTTACCGAAGAGGAAGCAAAAAACCAGTTTGGTACTTCGGATGCCGTGGGAAAAACAATGTTACTGCGGGAAAACGACTCTTTTATACCCTATACGGTAACCGCCATTGCCAAAAACTGTCCTCAGAATTCTTCCATAAAATTTAATATTCTGCTCCCTTTGATTACCCCCGAAGGCACCATGCAGAACGGTGAAAACTGGTTTAGTTTTTTCCTCAATACACTTGTGCTTATCGAACCAGAGGCCGATATTTCCCTGATAAACGATAAAATTCAGAACATATATCTGGCCGAGTCTTCCGAAGCGGCAAAAATTATTAACGAAAGGTATGGAGACAGTGGCCCGCCACCTTCCTATTTTTTACAGCCCTTTACCAATATACATCTGAGTAAAGAGTTACCCGCCCAAAACGGCTTGTCAGATTCCAGCAACCCTGTATACTCCTATATTCTTTCCGGTATTGCCCTGTTTATACTGCTTATTGCCTGCATCAATTTTATAAACCTTACGGTAGCCCGGTCCATAAAAAGGGCAAAGGAAATAGGCATACGCAAAGTTGTGGGAGGAAACAGGAAACAACTCATTTTCCAGTTCCTGGGAGAATCGTTTTTATTATGCCTTATCGCTTTTGTTCTGGCTCTCCTCATGGTACAGCTGGTACTACCGTTATTCAACGACTTAGCCAACAAAGTACTGGCCATATCTTACTTGCTCAGCTTTAAACTTATAACGGGCTACATTTTGCTTTTTCTTATAACCGCCCTTTTGTCCGGCTTTTATCCTGCCCTGGTACTATCACAATACAACCCGGTGGAAACCCTGTACAACCGTTTTATCCTGGGAGGTAAAAATTATTTGCAAAAGGCACTGGTAGTGTTGCAGTTTGCGCTGGCATCTTTTCTTATTATTGCCACCTTTATTATTTACTCCCAGTTTAAATTTTTAACCACAAAAGACCTGGGGTATGACGACAGCAATGTGGTAGCGGTAGGTGCCCATGGCCTTTCTCAAAAAGAACTGGCACTTTTCCGGGAAAAAGTAACCACGTCTCCCGATATTACAGAGGTGGCCGGTAAAAACGGAGGCTACTGGAGCACCTCGGCTAAGGTAAACGGAGAAAAACAAATTCAGTTTGCTTATGAAACCGTAGATGAATCCTATATTCCGCTACTTAAAATTAAGGTAGTGAAGGGGCGGAATTTCTCAAGGGAATTTCCTTCAGACTCCACCCACTCGGTATTGGTAAACGAATCGTTTGTAAAAGAAGCCGGATGGAAAGACCCCATAGGCCAGGTGGTTGACTTCTGGTACAACGAAAATGAAAAATACACGGTAACAGGGGTGGTAAAAGACCATCATTACCAATCGCTGAGCCAAAAAATAGGCCCTCAGTTGTTTACCATGAAGCCTGCCAACAAATTCGGGTTGATCCTTGTTAAAATAAAATCCGGAAGTACTACGGCCGCCCTTGGCCATATTAAAAACACCTTTCAGAATATGTTCCCGCTACATCCTTATAACTATGCTTTCAGGGATGAAATTAACCTGAGGCGGTATCAAATGGAATCCAAATGGAAACAGATTATGCTGCTCAGTGCCGTACTTACCATTTTTATTTCGTGCATTGGTTTATTTGGGCTATCGGTACTTTCCACCGAAAAAAGAACCAAGGAAATAGGTATACGTAAAATATTGGGGGCCTCGGTAAACAATGTGGTAATAACCCTTTCCCGCGATTTTATAAAGCTGGTGCTTATTGCCCTGGCATTATCCGTACCTGTGGCGTGGATGGTGGCCGGAAAATGGTTACAAAACTACCCTTACCGTATTAACCCAGGCTGGCAAATATTTGCCGTGGCGGCAGTACTGGTTATTTTCATAGCCCTTGCCACCGTAAGCTTTCAGGCTGTAAAAGCAGCCATTGCCAATCCTGCACGAAGTTTAAGAACCGAATAA
- a CDS encoding TolC family protein: MVRIIIFIISYLLFRFANAQEVNIQALSLDDCIDIALQNNLDVKGSALRAGASEVNLKQAKSELLPSLNGNYSLGITNGRSIDPFTNDYINQQLTYSNAGLNLNMVVFNGFRILNTIKQSRLNMQAADMELLETRQTLVLDVTLAYIQVLNNRDRVLLSQSQMETTRKQLNRLQVLYREETGNPADYNDMQGQLASDKMNLISAQNALQESVLNLLQLMNNNTDPKNTLTFKNLEGLTDTQKYTPSSDDVFNEALKNLATFKSKELRVEAANSGIKAARSGYFPEIAVFGQLNTNYSSAAETFTQTGTLVEETGDFININDDIFPVLRNNALFEADKISYNDQFENNLNSTVGISVSIPLFNGFRTKNAVALKKIETEEAKVTLQNTRLQLKQAVETAYMNMEAAYNRYYILKDQAKAFEESFRINEIRYNNGVSNVVEYITSKNNLDTARLNLSNARYEYLLRVKILDYYRGV, from the coding sequence ATGGTAAGAATTATTATTTTCATAATCAGTTATCTTTTATTCCGTTTTGCCAACGCCCAGGAGGTAAATATACAGGCACTGTCGCTAGACGATTGTATTGACATAGCCCTGCAAAACAACCTCGATGTAAAAGGGTCGGCCCTCAGGGCCGGTGCCTCCGAAGTAAACCTGAAGCAGGCCAAATCCGAACTGCTGCCAAGCTTAAACGGAAACTACAGCCTGGGTATTACAAACGGGCGAAGTATAGACCCCTTTACCAACGATTATATTAACCAACAGCTTACCTATTCCAATGCAGGGCTTAATCTGAATATGGTAGTATTTAACGGTTTCCGCATTTTAAATACTATAAAACAAAGCAGGCTGAACATGCAGGCAGCTGATATGGAACTGCTGGAAACAAGGCAAACCCTGGTACTGGATGTAACGCTTGCCTACATTCAGGTCTTAAATAACCGCGACCGGGTATTGCTGTCGCAGTCGCAAATGGAAACCACCCGAAAACAACTAAACCGCTTACAAGTACTGTACAGGGAAGAAACAGGGAATCCGGCCGACTATAATGATATGCAGGGGCAACTGGCATCGGATAAAATGAACCTCATCAGTGCACAAAATGCCTTGCAGGAGTCTGTACTCAACCTGTTACAGCTTATGAACAACAATACAGACCCCAAAAACACGCTTACTTTTAAAAACCTTGAAGGGTTAACAGACACCCAAAAATATACCCCTTCATCAGATGATGTTTTTAATGAAGCCCTTAAAAACCTGGCCACCTTTAAATCCAAAGAGTTAAGGGTAGAAGCGGCAAACAGCGGGATAAAAGCTGCCCGGTCGGGGTACTTTCCGGAAATAGCCGTGTTTGGCCAACTCAACACCAATTATTCAAGTGCGGCAGAAACTTTTACCCAAACCGGTACACTGGTAGAAGAAACCGGGGATTTTATCAATATAAATGATGACATTTTTCCGGTATTAAGAAACAATGCCCTTTTTGAGGCTGATAAAATAAGCTACAACGACCAGTTTGAGAACAACCTCAACTCCACGGTGGGAATCTCGGTGAGTATTCCCCTGTTTAACGGGTTCAGGACCAAAAATGCCGTGGCCCTCAAAAAGATTGAAACGGAAGAAGCCAAAGTAACTCTTCAAAACACCCGGCTACAACTAAAGCAGGCCGTTGAAACGGCCTATATGAATATGGAAGCCGCTTACAACCGCTATTACATACTTAAAGACCAGGCTAAAGCTTTTGAAGAATCGTTCCGCATCAATGAAATAAGGTATAACAACGGGGTTTCTAATGTGGTAGAATACATCACCAGTAAAAATAACCTGGACACGGCAAGGCTCAACCTGTCTAATGCCCGCTACGAATACCTGCTCCGGGTAAAAATACTGGATTATTACAGGGGAGTGTAG